In a single window of the Pseudorca crassidens isolate mPseCra1 chromosome 9, mPseCra1.hap1, whole genome shotgun sequence genome:
- the LOC137230756 gene encoding lysine-specific demethylase 4D-like: MYSDIDDILIAAPLQQVTTGQAGVFTQPHKKKKAMTMSEYRRLTNSERHQTPFYSDFEDLERKYWKPRPYDSPVYGADVSGSLFDKNPKQWNLGHLGTIQDLLEQECGVVIEGINTPYLYFGMWKTAFAWHTEDMDLYSISYLHFGEPKTWYAVPLEHGRRLERLARELFPGSLRGCEAFLRHKVAVISPTVLKDNGIPFGRVTQEAAEFMVTFPYGYHSGFNCAEAINFATQRWIDYGKVAWE, translated from the coding sequence ATGTACAGTGATATCGATGACATCTTAATAGCCGCTCCCCTCCAGCAGGTGACCACTGGGCAGGCAGGTGTGTTTACTCAGCcccacaaaaagaagaaagccaTGACGATGAGCGAGTATCGCCGCTTAACAAACAGTGAAAGACACCAGACTCCATTTTACTCTGATTTTGAGGATCTGGAGCGAAAATATTGGAAACCACGCCCCTATGATTCACCAGTATATGGTGCGGACGTCAGTGGCTCCTTATTCGATAAAAACCCCAAGCAATGGAACCTTGGACACCTGGGAACCATTCAGGACCTGCTGGAACAGGAGTGCGGAGTGGTCATCGAAGGCATCAACACCCCCTACCTTTACTTTGGCATGTGGAAGACCGCCTTCGCCTGGCACACGGAGGACATGGACCTTTACAGCATCAGCTACCTGCACTTCGGGGAGCCCAAGACTTGGTACGCGGTGCCGCTGGAGCACGGCCGGCGCCTGGAACGCCTGGCCAGGGAGCTTTTCCCAGGCAGCTTGCGGGGCTGTGAGGCCTTCCTACGGCACAAGGTGGCCGTCATCTCGCCCACGGTCCTCAAGGACAACGGCATCCCCTTCGGTCGGGTCACTCAGGAGGCTGCAGAGTTCATGGTGACGTTTCCCTATGGCTACCACTCTGGCTTCAACTGCGCGGAAGCCATCAATTTTGCCACCCAGCGCTGGATCGATTATGGCAAAGTGGCCTGGGAATAG